GAGCGGATCGCTTCCTTGACTCCCCAGCCCTGATTAGCATCCAGTCTAATTTTGACCTGATTGCCTACACGGTTACGAATTTCCTGAATACGCAGGATATCATGTTCAATATTATCTTTGCCTACTTTAATTTTTAGCGTATCAAAGCCAGCCTGCAAATAGGAAACGGCGTCCTCTCCCATCTCCTGAGGAGAGTTTACACTAACCGTATAATCAGTTTCCATACTGCTTCGGAAGCCTCCTAAAAACTGATACAATGGCATTTTGGCTTTTTGCGCTACTAGATCATAAATAGCCATATCAACTGCTGCTTTTGCACTATTATTGCCCACAATGCAACGATGGAGTGTTTGAAAAATATCTTCATAGTTAGACAGAGATTTTCCGACTAATTGTGGACGAATAACATGCAGGATAGCCCCCTCAATGCTATCAAGACTATCACCAGTGATGACCACAGTGGCAGGAGCTTCCCCAAAACCATGCCATCCAGTATCGGTCGTCACTTTTACAATGATCGATTCTGAAGTAATTACCGTTCTCAAGGCTGTTTTAAAAGGTTTAATCAGCGGCACAAATTGACGTCTGATCTCTATGTCAGTAATATTCATGAGGAACCTCCAGTTGTTGGAATTATGGAATACTTCAGTAAATGACACGTTAAAATAATAACCGTAGTATACCAAAATTATCTGGGTTCGCCCATTCCAACCTTACCTGGAGCGATGTCTCAACTGATAGTAAGTAGCCGACAATGCTAAAATAAGCACAGTACCCTTTACAATATCATGTGCATAGTAAGGCAAATTCAGCATGGTCAAAGCATTCAAAAGTACACCAATCAGAACAGCACCTACAAAAGTACCCCCGACATTTGGTTTACCAGCCCCTAACACAGAATAGCCGACAAATGCTGCCGCGACCGCATCCATTAACAAAGGAGCGCCTCCATCTACCTGTCCAGTCCCGATACGCGCCGTCATCAAAACTCCTGCCAAACCACAAAAGAGTCCTGATAGCAAATAGGCTAGAACACGGTAGCGATCAACCGGAATCCCTGATAAGCGAGCCGCCTCCCGATTACCCCCAACCGCATAGAGCAAACGTCCGTAACGCGTATAATGAAGAAAGACATACACCAGAACTACTGCTACAATCATGATAATAACAGAGATGGGAACGTTCGCTATCGTCCCTTGTCCAATTTTCAAAAAGGATGGAGATATAGCTCCTGGTGCTGTTGTCTGATCTGGCATGACCATTTTAGAAGTAATCGAGTACCCTTTCGTGTATACCAGATGAATTCCTTTCACAATGTAGAGAGCAGCTAAAGTTGCTAACAAATCAGGAATTCTGACTTTCACCACAAGAAAAGCATTACATAGCCCAATAAGACCTCCTACTACTATCGGTACCAAAACAGCTAGCCACATGCTTTGTTCAAACCAGACCATTATGGAGGCTGACACGACGGAAGCTAGTGATACGATAGATCCTACTGACATATCAAAGCCATTGACAATAAGAGTAAACGTGACTCCAATAGCTACCAGCGTAACGATAGAGATTGAATTTAAGATGCCAGTAATGTTGTTAAACGTGAAAAAATACTCATTTATGATACTAAACAAAACGATGATGAACGCAATAAAACCTAATGTTCCATATCGAAAAAGAAGATGCAAAAGCTTTTCTTTACCTGTTCCTTGTGCCATACTACTGTCCTCCGCTCGCGTAATACATGATGGTTTCTTCTGTTGCTTGTGACCGGCTTAGTTCTTTAACGAAGGCTCCGTCGTACATCACCAAAATACGATCTGCAATCCCTACCAGCTCCTCGAACTCACATGAAAGGTACACAATCCCCTTTCCCTTTTTAGCTAGATTACCGATAATTCTATAAATTTCTGATTTGGCTCCTACGTCAACACCCTTCGTCGGCTCATCAAGCACAAAGATATCGGCTTCAGTCGCCAGCCATTTGCCAATCACTACTTTTTGTTGATTTCCTCCACTTAATGAACCAATGGGCATCTGTGGGCTAGCCACCTTAATCTGTAATGTCTGAATCAAGCCTTTCACAGCTTCATTAACTAACAGAGAACGTATAAACCCGAATCGGCTATATTTATGAAGTGTAGACATTGTTAAATTAACAGCTACGGATTCTTCTGTAACAATGCCTTCCCTCCGACGCTCTTCGGGAACCAAGACAATCCCCTCATCAACAGCTGCTTTTGGCGATGTACATTTCACCTTTTGCCCTCTTTTGTATACTTCTCCTGAGGTCAGTGGGTCAGCTCCAAATAAAACTCGCGCTAATTCTGACTTCCCTGCACCAACTAGGCCTGCAATCCCTACAATTTCACCCTCATGAACTGTAAAGGAAAGGTTACGTACACGTGGTCCAGCCTGTAAATTTCTACATTCAAGCAACCGTTCTCCAATATTAACCTGCTCTTTCGGATATTCCTGAGACAGTGCTTTTCCTAGCATACTTGTAATTACTTCTTGTGGATTGGTCTCACTTGCTTGTTTACACATAACCAGCTTCCCATCTCGTAACACCGTAACTCGATCACTAATCTCAAAGACTTCTGGCATTCTGTGGGAGATAAATACGATTCCAATCCCTTGTTCACGTAATTGTTTGATGATCTGGAATAACTGCACTGTTTCTGCTTGACTTAAAGGTGCTGTTGGCTCATCTAAAATAATAATTTTAGCTTTTTGTACAATTGCCTTGGCTAAAAGAACCAACTGCTTTTCCGATAAAGTTAATTCCTCAACCTTTTTTTGTACGGGCAAATCAAGTCCTAATCGCTTGAGTGCCTGTGTTGCTTTTTCTTCCAGGCTTCGCCAGTTGATAAAAGGAGAGCGTCCCCCTTCAATAAATTCTTCCAGCAAAATATTCTCTGCCACACTTCCATACCCGATGAGTGCTGTATCCACTTCCTGATATACACACTGGATACCATGAGCCTTGGCATCTTGCGGCTGTGTCAGACTAACTTCTTTTCCATCTATGAAAATCTGACCATTGTCTAGCGTATAAGCACCTGTCATAATTTTCATCAACGTACTCTTGCCAGCTCCATTTGCCCCCAGCAAAGCATGAATTTCACCTGGCTTCACATCAAAATCCACGCCGCATAAAACTGGAACAGAGCGAAATGCTTTTTTGATCCCTTTCATCTCTAATGCTGTCAATGTGCTCTCCCCTTCCATGCGCGGATTTTACAAGGGGTCTGGCAACTTTTTTGCCAAACCCCTTTCACCCCTGTTCTTTCTTATTGACCTTGCGTGCTAGTTCCCCATTCCTTCACGTACTTGTTCAAATCAGCCATTTTCACAGGCTCCTTAGGCAATTGTTCACGTGTAATTAGCACAGGGTTCAAGCTTACCTTATCTGGTACCTGCTCACCTTTCAGCTTCTTAAACAAGTATCGCGCTTGTACCCGCCCAATATCAGAAGGGTCTACAGCTGCCGTTGCAACCCAAGGTGAATTCTGATCTTGAATCATCTGTAAATCTTCATCGCTCATATCTATGCCATATACCTTAATTTCATTGCGACCAGCTTGCTGTATAGCACGTGTTGCGCCTTTTGCAAATTCATCCCAAGCAGTCCAAACCGCTGTGATATCTCCCTTGTTTGGATGCTGCTTCAAAATCGCTTCCATTTGTGCTTGTGTATCCAAAGCTGTATTTGCAGACGCTGAGCCGAATGCAGCAATCTCTTTATAGCCTGGATTTTTGTCCATAAATGCCTTATAAGCGATTTGACGACGTTCCATTGGAGTAAAACCAGCTACCCATATCTTCACAATATTTCCTTTGCCACCTGTGTCTTGTGACATTTGGTTTAATGTTTGTTCAGCCAATTTGATATCATCTTGCTCTACTACCGTCACCCCTGGAATATCTAATCCTGTATCAAACGCTACAATCGGAGTTTTTTGGGCCACGGCCTTTTGAACTCCTGGTGTCAAACTATCTGCACGCCCATGATCTAACAGAATCCCATCAAATTGTTGGGTAACAGCTGCGTCTAAATGTGAAGCCATTTTGGCAAGATCATTATCCCCACTTAAAACCGTCAGTTCTCCACCTAGCTTCTCTATCTCTTCCTTCACACCTGAAATATATTGAGACGAAAACGATCCAATATTAAATTGCACCACTAACGCAATTCGTTTTTTCTTATCTGCTGTACCTTGATCCCCTTTTGCTTCACTACTTGATGCTGTCACGTTATCGGATGATGTTGCTTTTGATGTAGAGGTTGTAGTTGCACCACAACCACTTAGTACACTCCCTAATAATAAGAATATTGCGAATAAATAGACAGATGTTTTGTTGATTAGACCCTTCATAATGTTTCTCCCCTTTGGTGTCATATATCTGCTGTTTGTGAAAACATGTACAATGTACATTGATTCATTCAAAGCTGGGTACTACTCGATATAAAAAAGCCCCTTTTCCTAAGAAAAGAGGCTTGTGTATATGAAAACCCACTACGCCTCTTATCTCTCAGGTTTCCCTGCAGGAGGTAGCACCTTGATGTCTTGTCAAACAGACATTAGGTTGCCGGGCGTCATCGGGCCAGTCCCTCAGCCAACTCTTGATAAGAGAGTATTTTAAATTTTTAACGTTTTTTCTTACAACAGATATTACACCTGGGTCCTTGACCATGTCAATAGCTTATTTTGCTTCACCTTCAAATTTCTTAGAACCGCCCGCATATTTATAAATAAACACCTGAGCATTCTTATTGTCACCTTTATCATCGAAAGAAACGTTTACAAACTGTCCTGTAAAGTCCTGTGTTTTGTGAATGGCCTCTAACACTTGGGCACGGGTTGGCTTTTTGTTGCCATTCGCTTTAGCCGCTTCCTCAATACCGTTGATCGCTACAGCCATCGCATCGTAGCCAAACGATGTAAATATTCCCAATTTTTTGCCTGTTGAGCCTTCAAATTCCTGAATCCATTTTTTCCCCTCTTCTGTTGCTGTTACATCGCCAACAGTGGAAGTAAACACGACACCCTCTGCTGCTGATCCAGCAATAGTAAACATTTCACCGGAATCGAGACCATCTGCGCCCATAAACACACCGGTAAATCCTTTTTCGCGCAACTGTTTAATTAGAATTCCAGCTTCTGCATAATAACCACCAAAGTAGATCATTTCTGGTTTCTTCGCTAACACTTGGTTCACCACTGCGCTGTAGTCCTTCTCTCCAGCAGTCAAGCCTTCAAACCCCAGAACAGAAACACCATCCTGCTCAAATTGCTTTTTCACTTCATCCGCTAAGCCCTGACCATACGCTTGTTTATCATGAATGATCATCGCATTTTTCACATTCAAGGTATTCTTCGCATAAATAGCCGCTCTTCGTCCTTGTTCATCATCACGAGCACAAATACGATGTGCTACCTTTTTACCACCCTCAGTAAAATCCGGTCCTGTTGTAGATGGCGAAACCATTACCAAACCAGCTTTTTCATAGGCCGTTACAGCAGACAAAGATGAACCGGTAGTCACATGGCCTACAACTGCTACTACATTGTTGTCGTTTATCGCCATCTGTGCGTTCACAACTCCCTGCTTTGGTTCCGCTTGGTCGTCTAAAGGCTTTAATTCAACATTGAGGCCTAAGTCTTTTAATTCTTTCTGTTTTAATTTCAGTGCATATTCAGCACCTGCTTTTGCGGAGTCACCATAGTCTGATGCAGAACCAGACAGTGGACCAACTAGAGCAATCACAATTTTTTCTCCGCCTGTGGAGGCACTTCCCCCATCACTGCCCCCTTGTTGTGTAGTGCCTGAGCTCGCATTATTCCCCCCTGCACAACCTGACAAAGCAGCCCCAGCCAATAAAATGGAAGATACGAACGCAAGTGATTTTTTATTTACTTTCATGTCTTGTCCCTCTTTCGCCATTCACTTAGTTGAATGTTCTGAATTTTTAAAAGTTTCACGGCGGTTTACGCTAAAATATAACGATCTTCTGAGAAAGCTTCTCCGCCTCTTGCCTCTTCAAAGGCCTGCAACAAATCTCTTGTTGTCATCTGCTCTTTTTTCTCTTGAGGAAGGTCCAAAATGATCTTCCCCTCATGTAGCATTAATAAACGATTCCCCATATGCAGGGCCTGCTCCATGTTATGAGTAACCATGAGCGTGGTCAGGTTGTTTTCCTCCACTACTTTTCGAGTCAAATCAACGATTAACTGAGCACGTTTTGGGTCCAAAGCGGCCGTATGTTCGTCCAACAACAATAATTTGGGGTTGATAAACGTAGCCATTAACAAACTCAGTGCCTGACGTTGTCCGCCAGATAGAAAGCCTACCTTCGTTTTCAAACGATTTTCCAATCCCTGGTCTAACATTGCCAGCTTCTCTTGAAAAAACACCCTTTTTTTATTGGTTACACCAAGGGAAAGCGTTCGGTGACGACCACGGGAATAAGCAATAGCCAAGTTTTCTTCAATCGTCATTTGGGGAGCCGTACCTGCCATTGGATCTTGAAAAACTCGACCAATCAACGCAGCTCGCTTATGCTCACCCAGTTTGGTTACATTCTGATGATCAATAAAAATATTTCCTGTGTCAGGGATGATTCCACCGGAGATCGTATTCATCAAAGTAGACTTTCCAGCACCATTGCTACCAATCACCGTCACGAAATCACCGTGTTCTAGCTTTACATTAATATTGTTAAGTGCAATTTTTTGATTCACAGTATTTTGGTTAAATACTCTGGTGACATTGGTTATCTCTAACACGACCGTTTGCCTCCTTTCACCGTTTTACCTATTTTCCAGACACCCTTCATCAGGTTTGGTAAAACCAAGGCAACGATTACAATAATCGCCGTGATCAGCTTCATATCAGATGCGAGGAAACCCGCACGCAGAGCAAACGCAATCACTAATCGATACACAATAGAACCAAGAATGACTGCAAGCGTGAGTCGCATCATACTTTTTGTCCCAAACAGTACCTCTCCAATAATGACGGAAGCAAGTCCGATGACAATCATTCCAATTCCCATTCCTACATCCGCAAAACCTTGATGTTGTGCCACTAGAGCTCCAGAAGCAGCTACAAGTGCATTTGATAAGGCCAGACCTATAATCGTAGTCGTATCTGTATTAGCCCCGAAGCTACGAATCATCCTATCATTATCACCTGTCGCTCGAATATCTAATCCCAAATCCGTATGCAAAAACCAGTCCATGACTACTTTCAAGATCAACACCATAATGAGAAAAACGATCGTACTCGCTAATGAGACACCATAAATGTGAAAATCAAATATAGAGACTGCCTGGGCTTTTGTATACAGTGTTTCCTCACGTAAAAGTGGTAAATTTGATTTTTTACCCATGATACGTAAATTGATAGAATACAAGGCAATCATCGTTAAAATACCTGCCAAGAGGCCATTTATTTTCCCCTTTGTTGTCAGAATCCCAGTAAATATTCCTGCAAGCGCACCACCTACCATTGCAAGTAAGGTTGCTAAAAACGGATTCATTCCATCTATGATAACTGTAGCTGCGATGGCTCCTCCCATGGCAAAACTTCCGTCTACCGTCAAATCAGGAAAATTCAGAATTCGAAAGGTTAAAAAAACGCCTAGCACCATGACTGCGAAGAGTAGACCTTGTTCGAATGCGCCAACGATTGCAATGGTCATTGCTTCCTCCTCTTTGGTTCCTATATCATTTGCCTATTGGTCAAAGGTTTGTACAGCTTGGTCTATTAGATCCTTTGGCAATGTAATGCCCATTTTTTCAGCAGCCTTCTTATTGATGACCAACTTCATTTCTTTTTGGGACTCCACTGGCATATCGCCAACCTTACTTTCTCCTTTAAGAATGTTAGCAGCCATATCTCCTGTTTGGGCACCAAGCTGACTATAATCAATACCAAAAGTAGTAATTGCCCCACTCTTTACAGAGTTTTCTTCTCCAGCGACCACAGGGATTTTTTGTGCTTCGGCTACACTTACAACTGCTGATATAGAGGACACTACCATATTATCTGTTGGTACATAAAAGGAATCTACTTTACCTACCATAGACTCTGCGGCTTGCTTTACCTCTGTTGGGTTTGTTATCGCAGCTTCTATAATTGTCAGACCTAATTTTCCAGCTACCTCTTTAGCTTTATCTACCTGTACTTTTGAATTAACTTCCCCAGAGTTATAAATTACACCTACATTTTTTGCATCTGCTTTTAATTTTTTAATCAACGATAATTGCTCTTCTATGGGATTCATGTCTGTAGTACCCGATACATTACCACCTGGTTTATCCATTGAATTAACTAATCCGGCAGTTACTGGGTCGGTCACTGCGGTAAACAGAATAGGGATATCTGTGGTTGTTTGTGCTGCTGCTTGAACAGCTGGGGTGCCAATAGCAAGAATGAGATCAACCTTGTCGCCAGCGAATTTTTTGGCAATTTGAATCGCTGTATCCATATTGCCCTGCGCAGATTGAAGATCATATACCACGGTTTTATTTTCCTCAAAACCGTTTGCCTTCATTTTGGCTATAAATCCGTCCTTCGCTGCATCTAATGCAGGATGTTCGATTATTTGCACAATTCCGACTTTAATGACTTTAGCTTCATTTGCAGTCGATTGAGGTTCAGAAGCTGCTCCGCTTTGGTTGTTAGCTGGAGCCGTGCTAGTCTGACTACAGGCGGTTGCAATCAAAAGCATAAGCGTTGAAAATAAGGCCAAAACGAACTTTGCTTGTCTTATGTTACCTTTCACACAGAATCCCCCTTTACCTTCTACAAGTATCTACACACTTAACTATGTTACCATTAATCAATTATTTTTTGAAGAGTTAGAAAATTATTTTATCGGGCATATACCCGATTACTAGTGAACTTTAGAAAAGGATTTTAGCCAAGAATATAGATCCGGCACGGATTCAAAAGCATATTTTCGTGCTACTTCTCTATCACGCTGGTAAATAATGAGACAAGGGACACTGGTAATTTGCCAGTCTTGTGCTAGCTTTTTATGAACATTAATATTAACTCGATAAAACACTACCTCTGGAAAGAGCTGCTCTAGCATCGTAACCATCAGACTAGCAATTTGACAGGTTCCACACAATGGCGTATACAAATAGAATATCGAGTATTCTGTCTGTAATAAATCTACCTGAATCATTTTTTGGTAATCTATGATTTCTCGCACGTTGCTTCTCTTCCCTCCCTTCACAAAATAAATTCCTATTCTTGGGGATAATGAATGATTGTAACAAGACAAGCCATACTATGGGTCAGATTGGTTTTGTGTAGAAAGGGGGTGTCACAATGTCCAAACATAACAATACAACGAAACGTCCGACTACTGCTTCTGCTGGATCACGTAGCACTCCACCAAAAACAAAAGAAAATACGACCCACAACAATCCTCGATAATACCTTTGCAATAGCATGCTCAATAGTAACATACCAATGAAAGCAAATTTATGATTTATAATCGCCTACGCCACTATAAATTAGTATCGATAAAAAAGCACTCTCTGCGTAAAGAGTGCTTTTTCTCATCTACGGCAAAGAGACCCAGTCCAGTAACTTTTTGTTGCGAACTTCACGCTCGCTGTCTCCTGCCAAGTCGTATTTTTTAAGCGCATGAAACAGTTCGTTTAAAGTTGACTGAGACAGATCCTTTTGCAAAAATACCTGTATCTGCTCTGCCAATGCTTTTGGTACGTAAGCCTGTTGATCCGCCCATTTTTGCAAGACATCCGCCTGACTGTGATCTAGCTTGCACTCCCCCATGTTCATTCCCTCCTTTACCTTTTCTTAATCCTTACCATAACCTGTTTTCGCCCAAGCTTCCATCTTTTTGGGCGCAAAAACTTTATCTCTGTCAATAACCATCCACCCATTCATGACATATTGATATAGGGCAGAGACAAAGGAGGGTGATATAAAATGTCAAGTATCTTTGGTGGTAATGGTTGTGGCGATTTCTCTTGTATCCTAGTGTTGTTCATTCTACTGGTGATTATCAGTTGCTGCTTCGATGGCTGCGGCTCCCGCTGCTAGGCACTGAGACACCCGAGTAAGAAATGGCCTATTTCATATAGGAGCTGGTGAATAATGGCAGAATTATATCCATCACTAGAAATTAGGTAGCTAAGAATATAGCCGTCTCCTATATGAGTCACCATCTCTATATCTGATTTATAACAGAGTAAAAAGACGCCAGAATGAAGGCGTCTTTTTACATGATCTTTAATCCTATTTCATTCTCTCTGAAGACCTTTCAGACTGGCGTAGCTCTATCCTTCTGATTTTACCAGAAGTCGTTTTGGGCAACTCACTGACGAACTCAATTTTGCGTGGATATTTATAAGGGGCCGTTAAGCTTTTTACATGCTCCTGTAATTGAATAATCAATTCATCAGAAGCTTCCACTCCTTGTTTTAATACGATAAAGGCTTTTACAATCTGTCCGCGATCGGGATCTGGACTAGCTACTGCTGCGCATTCTGCTACGGCCTCATGCTTTACTAAAGCATCTTCTACCTCAAACGGCCCAATGGTATAACCAGACGAGATAATAATGTCATCGGAACGACCCTCAAACCAAATATAACCATCCTCATCCTGACACCCCTGATCCCCCGTTACATACCAATCACCTCGAAACGCTCGCTGTGTTCGTTCTGGATCGTTCAAATAGCCTTTAAATAAGGCTATCATTTCTCGATCGACAGCAATATCTCCCACCTCCCCTTTTTTCACTTCGTTGCCTTCCTCGTCGATAATCGCAATTCGTACCACGGGAGAAGGGCGCCCCATCGAACCCGGACGTGGTTCCATTCCAACAAATGTTCCTACCAGCAAAGTACTTTCTGTTTGCCCGTATCCGTCTCGTACAGTCAGGTTAAATGTACGTCGGAACGTCTCGATTACCTCACGATTTAAAGGTTCACCTGCTGAACAAGCAGAGCGTAAAGCTGTAAGCTTATAGCTTGCCAGATCTGGCATTTTCGCTACCAGCCGGTATTCCGTCGGAGTGGCACACAAAACTGAAATGGGATATTTTTGTAACAAAGATAAATAGGTATCAGGTCTAAATTTACCCTTATAGACAAACGCGGTTGCACCTTTGCCTAATGTGGATACAAAAGGACTCCATATCCACTTTGCCCATCCAGGACCTGCTGTTGCCCAAACCAGATCATTCTCTTGAACGTCAAGCCAGTATGTAGCTGCAACAGCCAAATGAGCAAACGGCCAACCGTGCACATGCAAGACACCTTTGGGACCACCAGTCGTACCAGACGTGTAAGATAAGAAGGCAAGCTCATCCGAGCCTGTAACTACGCTCTGGGCTTCTTCTGCTGCTCCTTCTAGAATATCAGATAACTCCTGCCATCCTTCTCTATGCTCCCCCACTGAAATAAAATACGCTAGTGACTCACACTCGCTTCGAATGCCATCTATTTCGGATAGCAGTTCTTTTGTAGCAATAATTGCTTTAGCCTCTGCATGATTAGCACGGTACGCAATATCCTTCCCCCTGAGCATTTCAGAGCCGGGCATGACGACAACACCCATTTTAAGTAAAGCTAAATAAATACCATATGCTTCTATCCCACGTGGTACTAATACAAGCACTTTATCATAGCGAGCAATTCCACAGTTCAAGAAAGCGTTCACAAGTTTGTTCATATAAATGCGTAATTGCTCGTAGGAAAGCATTTCTTCCTTCCCATCTTCTGAGACAATCACAAGTGCAGCCTTTTCGGGATGAAGGAGAGCATATCTCTCTACTTCAGATGCAAAGTTATACAGCGACGGAATCTCAATTATTTCATTTTCTCTTAGCTTATCTGTTGACATGATAAATCCCTCCCTTAGATGTAACTGTTATTTAATAAGGAATTCTATTTATTTTCTGAAAATTCCTTTTTCTAAGACAAATATGTAAATATCCTGTTTGATTGCATAAATATTAATCATCTGCTATGATTTGTTCGTGTTTTTTGCAACATGGAG
This is a stretch of genomic DNA from Brevibacillus laterosporus DSM 25. It encodes these proteins:
- a CDS encoding mandelate racemase/muconate lactonizing enzyme family protein codes for the protein MNITDIEIRRQFVPLIKPFKTALRTVITSESIIVKVTTDTGWHGFGEAPATVVITGDSLDSIEGAILHVIRPQLVGKSLSNYEDIFQTLHRCIVGNNSAKAAVDMAIYDLVAQKAKMPLYQFLGGFRSSMETDYTVSVNSPQEMGEDAVSYLQAGFDTLKIKVGKDNIEHDILRIQEIRNRVGNQVKIRLDANQGWGVKEAIRSIRKMEEMGLAIELVEQPVKAHDIEGLKMVTDHVDTPIMADESVFGPAQAYEVLTKRAADLINIKLMKAGGIYKAQQINQLAELCGVECMVGSMIETRLGITAAAHFAASKKNITRFDFDAPLMLRHDTVKGGVVYEGRFMKLTDAPGLGITDVLEVEHT
- a CDS encoding ABC transporter permease, yielding MAQGTGKEKLLHLLFRYGTLGFIAFIIVLFSIINEYFFTFNNITGILNSISIVTLVAIGVTFTLIVNGFDMSVGSIVSLASVVSASIMVWFEQSMWLAVLVPIVVGGLIGLCNAFLVVKVRIPDLLATLAALYIVKGIHLVYTKGYSITSKMVMPDQTTAPGAISPSFLKIGQGTIANVPISVIIMIVAVVLVYVFLHYTRYGRLLYAVGGNREAARLSGIPVDRYRVLAYLLSGLFCGLAGVLMTARIGTGQVDGGAPLLMDAVAAAFVGYSVLGAGKPNVGGTFVGAVLIGVLLNALTMLNLPYYAHDIVKGTVLILALSATYYQLRHRSR
- a CDS encoding sugar ABC transporter ATP-binding protein, producing MTALEMKGIKKAFRSVPVLCGVDFDVKPGEIHALLGANGAGKSTLMKIMTGAYTLDNGQIFIDGKEVSLTQPQDAKAHGIQCVYQEVDTALIGYGSVAENILLEEFIEGGRSPFINWRSLEEKATQALKRLGLDLPVQKKVEELTLSEKQLVLLAKAIVQKAKIIILDEPTAPLSQAETVQLFQIIKQLREQGIGIVFISHRMPEVFEISDRVTVLRDGKLVMCKQASETNPQEVITSMLGKALSQEYPKEQVNIGERLLECRNLQAGPRVRNLSFTVHEGEIVGIAGLVGAGKSELARVLFGADPLTSGEVYKRGQKVKCTSPKAAVDEGIVLVPEERRREGIVTEESVAVNLTMSTLHKYSRFGFIRSLLVNEAVKGLIQTLQIKVASPQMPIGSLSGGNQQKVVIGKWLATEADIFVLDEPTKGVDVGAKSEIYRIIGNLAKKGKGIVYLSCEFEELVGIADRILVMYDGAFVKELSRSQATEETIMYYASGGQ
- a CDS encoding sugar ABC transporter substrate-binding protein, translating into MKGLINKTSVYLFAIFLLLGSVLSGCGATTTSTSKATSSDNVTASSSEAKGDQGTADKKKRIALVVQFNIGSFSSQYISGVKEEIEKLGGELTVLSGDNDLAKMASHLDAAVTQQFDGILLDHGRADSLTPGVQKAVAQKTPIVAFDTGLDIPGVTVVEQDDIKLAEQTLNQMSQDTGGKGNIVKIWVAGFTPMERRQIAYKAFMDKNPGYKEIAAFGSASANTALDTQAQMEAILKQHPNKGDITAVWTAWDEFAKGATRAIQQAGRNEIKVYGIDMSDEDLQMIQDQNSPWVATAAVDPSDIGRVQARYLFKKLKGEQVPDKVSLNPVLITREQLPKEPVKMADLNKYVKEWGTSTQGQ
- a CDS encoding branched-chain amino acid ABC transporter substrate-binding protein — protein: MKVNKKSLAFVSSILLAGAALSGCAGGNNASSGTTQQGGSDGGSASTGGEKIVIALVGPLSGSASDYGDSAKAGAEYALKLKQKELKDLGLNVELKPLDDQAEPKQGVVNAQMAINDNNVVAVVGHVTTGSSLSAVTAYEKAGLVMVSPSTTGPDFTEGGKKVAHRICARDDEQGRRAAIYAKNTLNVKNAMIIHDKQAYGQGLADEVKKQFEQDGVSVLGFEGLTAGEKDYSAVVNQVLAKKPEMIYFGGYYAEAGILIKQLREKGFTGVFMGADGLDSGEMFTIAGSAAEGVVFTSTVGDVTATEEGKKWIQEFEGSTGKKLGIFTSFGYDAMAVAINGIEEAAKANGNKKPTRAQVLEAIHKTQDFTGQFVNVSFDDKGDNKNAQVFIYKYAGGSKKFEGEAK
- a CDS encoding ABC transporter ATP-binding protein, translating into MLEITNVTRVFNQNTVNQKIALNNINVKLEHGDFVTVIGSNGAGKSTLMNTISGGIIPDTGNIFIDHQNVTKLGEHKRAALIGRVFQDPMAGTAPQMTIEENLAIAYSRGRHRTLSLGVTNKKRVFFQEKLAMLDQGLENRLKTKVGFLSGGQRQALSLLMATFINPKLLLLDEHTAALDPKRAQLIVDLTRKVVEENNLTTLMVTHNMEQALHMGNRLLMLHEGKIILDLPQEKKEQMTTRDLLQAFEEARGGEAFSEDRYILA
- a CDS encoding ABC transporter permease, with the translated sequence MTIAIVGAFEQGLLFAVMVLGVFLTFRILNFPDLTVDGSFAMGGAIAATVIIDGMNPFLATLLAMVGGALAGIFTGILTTKGKINGLLAGILTMIALYSINLRIMGKKSNLPLLREETLYTKAQAVSIFDFHIYGVSLASTIVFLIMVLILKVVMDWFLHTDLGLDIRATGDNDRMIRSFGANTDTTTIIGLALSNALVAASGALVAQHQGFADVGMGIGMIVIGLASVIIGEVLFGTKSMMRLTLAVILGSIVYRLVIAFALRAGFLASDMKLITAIIVIVALVLPNLMKGVWKIGKTVKGGKRSC
- a CDS encoding ABC transporter substrate-binding protein — translated: MKGNIRQAKFVLALFSTLMLLIATACSQTSTAPANNQSGAASEPQSTANEAKVIKVGIVQIIEHPALDAAKDGFIAKMKANGFEENKTVVYDLQSAQGNMDTAIQIAKKFAGDKVDLILAIGTPAVQAAAQTTTDIPILFTAVTDPVTAGLVNSMDKPGGNVSGTTDMNPIEEQLSLIKKLKADAKNVGVIYNSGEVNSKVQVDKAKEVAGKLGLTIIEAAITNPTEVKQAAESMVGKVDSFYVPTDNMVVSSISAVVSVAEAQKIPVVAGEENSVKSGAITTFGIDYSQLGAQTGDMAANILKGESKVGDMPVESQKEMKLVINKKAAEKMGITLPKDLIDQAVQTFDQ
- a CDS encoding thioredoxin family protein, yielding MREIIDYQKMIQVDLLQTEYSIFYLYTPLCGTCQIASLMVTMLEQLFPEVVFYRVNINVHKKLAQDWQITSVPCLIIYQRDREVARKYAFESVPDLYSWLKSFSKVH
- a CDS encoding YjcZ family sporulation protein, yielding MSSIFGGNGCGDFSCILVLFILLVIISCCFDGCGSRC